From Bacteroidota bacterium, the proteins below share one genomic window:
- a CDS encoding acyltransferase, which yields MNKKRYQTLDAIRFIAFFKVFMLHLPEGHNAHVYNFLKLGGGTGVSIFFVLSGFLISDILIRQKLNYGKINPVNFFWRRALRIWPLYFLGVVIAYLGIALTSHWGISESAGYAPQPFYSFLFLENYKSIFEGNYPRGVPLQVFWSLCIEEHFYLLWIFIFIFTPLKHLVKTFGGLWVLAIISRAVSIQFLPQYHINGAEIITSLDYFVAGGLVAAYMNGLFAPRISKINYKSKLTVYILTAIFLTFQQLWFDFFGVFAISISAIIYGLCILSSVMEGDNKLVISNTALMSRLGVISYGLYVFHTPVIMSLRKLFDKLGYDYQTNFGLIVFFVLALSISILIASLSYRFYEGRFLTLRDKYLS from the coding sequence TTGAATAAGAAACGCTATCAAACACTTGATGCAATTCGCTTCATTGCATTCTTCAAGGTATTTATGCTACATCTGCCTGAAGGACATAATGCACATGTCTATAATTTTCTTAAATTAGGTGGAGGTACCGGTGTTTCAATCTTCTTTGTTTTGAGTGGGTTTCTTATCTCCGATATCTTAATAAGACAAAAATTAAATTATGGCAAAATTAATCCTGTGAACTTTTTCTGGCGCAGGGCTTTAAGAATATGGCCACTCTATTTTCTGGGTGTTGTTATAGCTTATTTAGGAATTGCACTCACTTCGCATTGGGGTATTTCAGAAAGTGCCGGATATGCACCTCAACCTTTCTATTCATTTTTATTTTTAGAAAATTACAAATCAATATTTGAGGGCAACTACCCAAGAGGTGTTCCGTTACAAGTCTTTTGGTCTTTGTGCATTGAGGAACATTTTTATTTGTTATGGATATTTATTTTCATTTTTACCCCTCTTAAACATCTTGTTAAAACTTTTGGAGGACTTTGGGTGTTAGCTATTATAAGTAGAGCAGTAAGCATCCAATTTTTACCTCAATATCACATAAACGGTGCTGAAATCATTACTTCATTAGATTATTTTGTTGCTGGAGGCTTAGTGGCAGCATACATGAATGGACTTTTCGCTCCTCGGATTAGTAAAATAAATTATAAGTCCAAATTGACTGTGTATATTTTAACTGCAATCTTCTTAACATTCCAACAGCTATGGTTTGATTTTTTCGGTGTTTTTGCCATTTCCATTTCCGCTATCATATACGGTTTATGTATCTTGTCAAGTGTTATGGAAGGCGATAATAAATTAGTTATTTCAAATACTGCTCTTATGTCCAGATTAGGAGTAATAAGCTATGGGCTTTATGTTTTTCACACACCGGTTATTATGTCTCTGCGTAAATTGTTTGATAAATTAGGATATGATTATCAAACAAATTTCGGGTTGATTGTTTTCTTTGTGCTTGCTCTCTCTATTTCTATTCTGATTGCAAGTCTATCTTACAGGTTTTATGAAGGTAGATTTCTTACATTAAGGGACAAATATCTTTCATAA
- a CDS encoding sigma-54 dependent transcriptional regulator gives MTRILVIDDEKAIRDTLKEILSFEGYTVDLAENGKEGIDTLTENLYDVVLSDIKMPGMDGLEFLAKAMEIAPDVPVIMISGHGSIEVAIESVRKGAYDFITKPPDLNRLLITIKNAIDKSNLVVETKILKRKVSKSKDIIGESPSILSIKNTIAKVAPTDARVLITGENGTGKELVARWLHDMSHRANAPFVEVNCAAIPSELIESELFGHEKGAFTTAIKQRVGKFEQANGGTLFLDEIGDMSMAAQAKMLRAIQEGVITRVGGEKGVKVDVRIVAATNKNLNDEIEKGNFRLDLYHRLSVILIHVPTLNERKDDIPILAEKFLKEICEDSGLPLKSFTADALNELKNVKWSGNIRELRNVIERLVILCDKKITADDVISFSNPSQVVKGVESVDITKYDKFQDFKDYSERIFLNYMLNKNAWNVAKTASQIDIQRSHLYNKIDKYGLKRGS, from the coding sequence ATGACAAGAATACTGGTAATAGATGATGAAAAGGCAATCAGAGATACCTTAAAAGAGATTTTAAGTTTTGAAGGATACACAGTCGATTTGGCTGAGAATGGCAAAGAAGGTATTGACACCCTTACAGAGAACTTGTATGATGTTGTTTTGTCAGACATCAAAATGCCGGGAATGGACGGTCTTGAGTTTTTAGCCAAAGCTATGGAAATTGCACCGGATGTACCTGTAATCATGATTTCGGGTCATGGTTCTATTGAAGTTGCCATTGAGTCAGTGAGAAAAGGAGCTTATGATTTTATTACTAAGCCGCCTGACTTAAACAGATTACTTATTACCATTAAGAATGCAATAGACAAGAGCAATTTAGTAGTAGAAACCAAAATTCTTAAACGTAAGGTCTCCAAATCCAAAGATATCATTGGGGAGTCTCCATCCATTCTGAGTATTAAAAACACAATAGCAAAAGTTGCTCCCACAGATGCAAGAGTACTTATTACAGGAGAAAATGGGACAGGCAAAGAACTTGTAGCCAGATGGCTGCACGACATGAGCCACAGGGCAAATGCACCCTTTGTTGAAGTAAATTGTGCGGCAATTCCATCCGAGCTAATCGAGAGTGAGTTGTTTGGACACGAAAAAGGAGCTTTTACCACTGCCATTAAGCAAAGGGTAGGAAAGTTTGAGCAAGCTAATGGAGGGACTTTGTTCTTGGATGAGATTGGCGATATGAGCATGGCTGCACAAGCAAAAATGCTTCGCGCCATTCAAGAAGGTGTTATAACGCGTGTGGGAGGAGAAAAAGGAGTTAAGGTTGACGTGAGAATTGTGGCAGCAACCAATAAAAACCTGAATGATGAAATTGAAAAGGGAAATTTTAGATTAGACCTTTATCATAGGTTGAGTGTGATATTGATACACGTCCCGACACTAAATGAACGCAAAGATGATATTCCTATTCTTGCAGAAAAATTTCTTAAAGAAATTTGTGAAGATTCAGGGTTGCCACTAAAATCTTTTACTGCCGATGCATTGAATGAACTTAAAAATGTGAAGTGGTCCGGAAATATCCGAGAATTAAGAAATGTAATTGAACGTCTTGTCATTCTTTGTGATAAGAAAATAACAGCAGACGATGTGATTAGTTTTTCAAATCCTTCTCAGGTTGTCAAAGGCGTTGAATCTGTTGACATTACCAAATACGATAAGTTCCAAGATTTTAAAGATTATTCAGAGAGAATATTTTTGAACTATATGCTCAATAAAAATGCTTGGAATGTAGCCAAGACAGCCTCTCAGATTGATATCCAAAGGAGTCATCTTTATAATAAAATTGACAAATACGGACTCAAAAGAGGTTCTTAG
- a CDS encoding L-threonylcarbamoyladenylate synthase: MEKIGTDIEYAANLLRTGKLVAIPTETVYGLAANAFDLDAVASIFFAKNRPFFDPLILHCANKEAAFSLFKEYPSEFEDLANQFWPGPLTLAAPKTSLVPDLITAGSPIVAVRVPAHSLTLNLIQQLDFPLAAPSANPFGYVSPTQAEHVYAQLGEKIDYILDGGRCNIGIESTIIGYKDNTLQLWRLGGTALEDIERVTSQKLEYQVHKSSKPDSSGQLDKHYSPDTKMLLLDKSEFVKYVQTLSVEDKMNMALLAYGEIDKSNHFGEVLNLSTLSDYKEAAHNLYTYIRQLDIKNYSQIIALRLPDEGLGRAINDRLQRAAIK; encoded by the coding sequence TTGGAAAAAATAGGGACAGATATTGAATATGCAGCAAACTTATTGCGTACAGGCAAATTAGTAGCTATTCCAACCGAAACCGTTTATGGTCTGGCAGCAAATGCTTTTGATTTAGACGCAGTTGCTTCCATATTTTTCGCCAAAAACCGACCATTTTTTGATCCCTTAATTCTACATTGCGCTAATAAAGAAGCAGCCTTTTCACTCTTTAAAGAATATCCCTCAGAATTTGAAGATTTAGCCAATCAATTTTGGCCAGGTCCATTAACATTGGCAGCACCCAAAACTTCTTTGGTTCCCGATTTGATCACTGCCGGCAGTCCTATTGTTGCAGTAAGAGTGCCGGCACATTCACTAACACTTAATTTAATTCAACAACTTGATTTTCCTTTGGCGGCACCCAGTGCAAACCCTTTTGGTTATGTAAGCCCAACTCAGGCTGAACATGTTTATGCTCAACTTGGTGAAAAGATTGACTATATCTTGGATGGCGGCAGGTGCAATATTGGTATTGAATCCACTATTATAGGATATAAAGATAATACACTACAGTTGTGGAGACTGGGTGGTACCGCTTTGGAAGATATAGAAAGGGTGACGAGTCAAAAACTTGAATATCAAGTTCATAAAAGTTCTAAACCTGATTCTTCAGGGCAGTTAGATAAACATTACAGCCCGGACACAAAGATGTTACTCTTGGATAAATCTGAATTTGTAAAATATGTTCAGACTTTATCAGTTGAAGATAAAATGAATATGGCATTGTTGGCTTATGGCGAAATAGACAAATCAAATCATTTTGGTGAAGTGCTTAATCTATCAACGCTTTCCGATTACAAAGAGGCTGCACACAACTTGTATACATATATCCGTCAATTGGATATAAAAAACTATTCTCAAATCATCGCGCTACGATTGCCCGATGAAGGTCTTGGCAGAGCCATTAATGATCGACTGCAACGCGCAGCTATCAAATAG
- a CDS encoding PKD domain-containing protein — protein MKRIVTLSFLTFFVLFYFEANAQITSNKVRISDDIQKITNDNPGRRSAATPTACVVDTVEYARNNATGLYVVTGNSGRGLAQFYGAPQKMTISGASFYAYISSNPPTPLKSTVYVNLYKAGSDSLPSGLPLRSDTITLDSTFGNGLLTKIVKHASFTPISISFDYIIAVETDVNDTLSMGIVANDWTNNNGKGMSFNAGSINGVWYRGRNLNVGGTPFDADILINPHVKYDLATDFTIVDQCFKTGTTVNFKNKNKNSVVSSIFYNYRAFYNTELYSHMWNYDVDGSPFSGYYTVDGQTIYSQSKPYTVRLATTVLQWTNLRACYDTAIYTIYPKPDIPSILGSSTMCEGNKTQLYITPPNGTDVRWTSDVKNDTSGYAFGDTLTTPALYTTTSFYARVSNGVCLSDAGSVSVPVYAYPAPPTVKDDSICSGSRATLVAISTGSLSMNWYKDTTGIPSFFTGNIYQTPVLNADTFFYVRASNYSCYSPGYVKVQALVGVNFAPQEPIYYGDTTVCSSTSPIVFLSATTPSPDIIRWFNQASGGSPIGTGTTYNYTPPTTRGTYNIFVEAWNGSCASSRIIATINVDNAPNVSMTEGSQGCVGNTAYVRASVPYGSFNWYDKLSGGNYISSDSMILMKGATKDSTLYIETFSGNCVAASRIPVTAVINTPPDFTLVKGDTICSKSFATLNAKAPYGDILWYENANDTIPFALGNSYTTPTLLGNIDYYINTRYNGCVGPMTKISVLVNASPFSGFFYDVLKDKKIKLTPLTTSGNAYDWSFGDGGTATDISPTHQYSDTGNYDVRLILTSIKNGCKDTTINRVYVPWVDNSSIHQIDKNTFKIYPNPSFNFVMVESSQNTGLVPLKIFTLNGQLVFENTIDLNSKTPIKVEHNLPHGLYFISIDNHVWKMAVE, from the coding sequence ATGAAAAGAATCGTTACCCTCTCATTTCTTACATTTTTTGTTTTATTTTATTTTGAGGCGAATGCTCAAATCACTTCAAACAAAGTAAGAATTTCGGATGATATTCAAAAAATAACTAATGACAACCCGGGCAGAAGAAGCGCGGCTACTCCCACTGCATGTGTAGTGGACACAGTTGAATATGCCAGAAATAATGCTACGGGCTTGTATGTTGTTACAGGCAACAGCGGTAGAGGATTAGCTCAGTTTTATGGAGCTCCTCAAAAAATGACAATTTCTGGTGCTTCTTTCTATGCGTACATTTCAAGCAACCCGCCTACACCACTCAAATCTACGGTGTATGTAAATCTGTATAAAGCTGGCAGCGATTCACTTCCAAGTGGTTTGCCTCTACGTAGTGACACCATTACATTAGACTCAACATTTGGCAATGGACTTCTTACCAAAATAGTAAAACACGCTAGCTTCACTCCTATTTCTATCAGTTTTGACTATATCATTGCTGTTGAAACAGATGTAAACGACACCTTAAGCATGGGTATAGTTGCCAATGACTGGACAAACAACAACGGAAAAGGAATGTCATTTAATGCAGGTTCTATTAACGGAGTTTGGTACAGAGGTCGTAATTTAAATGTAGGTGGAACCCCTTTTGATGCAGATATTCTGATTAATCCTCATGTCAAATATGATTTAGCCACTGATTTCACAATAGTTGACCAATGTTTTAAAACCGGCACAACTGTCAATTTTAAAAACAAAAATAAAAACAGTGTTGTTTCAAGTATATTCTATAACTACAGAGCTTTTTACAATACAGAGTTATACAGCCACATGTGGAATTATGATGTTGACGGAAGTCCATTTAGCGGTTATTATACGGTAGATGGGCAAACAATTTACTCTCAATCCAAACCATATACAGTTAGATTAGCAACAACAGTTTTGCAATGGACCAACTTGCGTGCGTGTTACGACACAGCCATATACACAATCTATCCAAAGCCGGACATACCGTCTATTTTGGGAAGTTCAACCATGTGTGAAGGCAACAAAACTCAATTATATATCACCCCCCCCAATGGAACTGATGTCAGATGGACAAGTGATGTCAAAAACGACACCTCCGGTTATGCATTTGGTGACACACTTACCACTCCGGCTTTATACACTACCACGAGCTTTTATGCTAGAGTTTCTAATGGTGTTTGTTTGAGCGATGCCGGCAGTGTGAGCGTTCCTGTGTATGCATATCCCGCCCCTCCTACTGTAAAAGATGATTCAATTTGCTCCGGCTCACGAGCTACACTGGTGGCAATCTCTACAGGTTCCCTCTCCATGAATTGGTATAAGGACACCACAGGAATTCCTTCTTTCTTTACCGGCAATATATATCAAACTCCGGTTCTGAATGCGGATACATTCTTTTATGTAAGAGCAAGCAATTATTCATGTTATAGTCCGGGCTATGTTAAAGTTCAAGCATTAGTTGGAGTTAATTTTGCACCTCAAGAGCCTATTTATTATGGAGACACTACCGTTTGCAGCAGCACATCTCCTATTGTATTCCTAAGCGCCACAACTCCTTCACCCGATATAATCAGATGGTTTAATCAAGCGAGCGGTGGTTCTCCTATAGGAACCGGAACTACCTATAATTATACCCCACCGACCACACGTGGTACATATAATATCTTTGTAGAAGCATGGAATGGTTCCTGTGCTAGTTCTAGAATTATTGCAACTATCAATGTTGACAACGCACCCAATGTATCAATGACTGAAGGTTCTCAAGGCTGTGTTGGCAATACTGCTTATGTTAGAGCATCTGTTCCTTATGGTTCATTTAATTGGTATGACAAACTTAGCGGAGGAAATTATATTAGCTCTGACTCAATGATTCTGATGAAAGGTGCTACCAAAGACTCTACTCTCTATATTGAAACCTTTTCAGGAAATTGTGTTGCCGCAAGTCGCATACCTGTTACTGCGGTAATTAACACTCCCCCTGATTTCACTTTAGTGAAAGGCGATACTATTTGCAGCAAAAGCTTTGCAACTCTTAATGCTAAAGCTCCTTATGGTGATATTTTATGGTACGAGAACGCAAACGATACCATCCCCTTTGCCTTAGGAAATTCCTACACAACTCCCACATTGTTAGGCAATATTGATTATTACATTAACACACGATATAATGGCTGTGTAGGTCCAATGACTAAAATTTCTGTTTTAGTAAATGCAAGTCCTTTTTCAGGCTTCTTTTATGATGTGTTAAAAGACAAAAAAATCAAATTAACTCCTTTAACAACATCAGGAAATGCCTATGATTGGAGTTTTGGAGATGGCGGGACAGCAACTGATATTTCACCCACTCACCAATATAGCGACACCGGAAATTATGATGTCAGATTGATCTTAACCTCTATCAAAAACGGATGCAAAGACACCACTATTAATCGCGTGTATGTTCCTTGGGTTGATAACTCTTCTATTCACCAAATTGATAAAAATACGTTCAAAATCTATCCAAACCCTTCATTTAATTTCGTGATGGTTGAATCCTCGCAAAATACCGGACTTGTTCCGTTGAAAATATTTACTTTGAATGGACAATTGGTTTTTGAAAATACTATTGATTTGAACTCAAAGACTCCCATCAAGGTAGAACACAACTTGCCACATGGTTTATATTTTATAAGCATTGACAACCATGTTTGGAAAATGGCTGTAGAGTAA
- a CDS encoding tyrosine phenol-lyase: MKFQRRPWAEPYKIKVVEPLKMTSQKEREVFIKEAGYNTFLLRSEDVYIDLLTDSGTNAMSDYQWAGMMMGDEAYAGSQNYYHLENNVRKYYGYKHLVPTHQGRGAENMLSQCLIKKGQYVPGNMYFTTTRAHQELAGGTFVDVIIDEAHDSQFVHPFKGNVCLEKFSNLIQKVGADNIAYITIGATVNMAGGQPVSMENIKAVHKLAHQHGIKVVLDATRAMENAYFIQQREDGYQNKSVAEILKEFASYSDAATMSGKKDLLVNIGGFVAVNDDDLFEELRNMVVLYEGLHTYGGLAGRDMEAMARGMEEAVDNDHMKARVEQVGYLGELLDSYNVPVVKPFGGHAIFLDAKRFYPQIPQNQYPAQTLAADVYINSGVRTMERGVVSAGRNKETGAEYFPALELVRLTIPRRVYTQAHLDITAYSVAEVYDKRATATGLKMIYEPKYLRFFQARFERL, translated from the coding sequence ATGAAATTTCAACGCAGACCATGGGCAGAGCCCTACAAGATCAAGGTTGTAGAACCCTTGAAAATGACATCACAAAAAGAAAGAGAAGTTTTTATTAAAGAAGCAGGGTATAATACATTCTTACTACGCTCTGAGGATGTTTACATAGACCTCCTAACTGATAGCGGCACCAATGCAATGAGCGACTATCAGTGGGCGGGGATGATGATGGGTGACGAGGCTTATGCAGGCAGCCAGAACTATTATCATTTAGAAAATAATGTAAGAAAATACTATGGCTACAAACACCTCGTGCCCACACACCAAGGAAGAGGAGCTGAGAACATGCTTTCACAATGTCTCATCAAAAAAGGGCAATATGTACCCGGTAATATGTATTTTACAACTACTCGCGCACACCAAGAGTTGGCAGGAGGCACATTTGTGGATGTTATAATTGACGAAGCTCATGACTCCCAATTTGTTCACCCATTTAAAGGAAATGTTTGTTTAGAAAAATTCAGCAATCTAATCCAAAAAGTAGGGGCTGACAATATTGCTTATATCACAATCGGAGCTACAGTGAATATGGCAGGAGGACAACCCGTATCCATGGAAAATATTAAAGCAGTTCACAAACTTGCTCATCAACACGGTATCAAAGTAGTGCTCGATGCTACGAGAGCTATGGAAAATGCTTATTTTATACAACAAAGAGAGGATGGTTACCAAAATAAATCTGTTGCAGAAATTTTAAAAGAATTCGCATCTTATTCAGATGCTGCAACCATGAGTGGCAAAAAAGACTTGTTAGTGAATATCGGTGGTTTTGTTGCAGTTAATGACGATGACTTATTTGAAGAGTTACGCAACATGGTAGTTCTATATGAAGGACTACACACTTATGGAGGATTAGCTGGACGCGACATGGAAGCAATGGCAAGGGGAATGGAAGAAGCCGTTGATAATGACCACATGAAAGCTCGTGTTGAGCAAGTAGGATATTTGGGAGAACTGCTTGACAGTTACAATGTACCGGTCGTTAAGCCATTTGGTGGACACGCAATCTTTTTAGATGCCAAGAGATTTTACCCACAAATTCCACAAAATCAATACCCTGCACAGACTTTGGCAGCTGATGTTTATATTAATTCCGGAGTCCGCACTATGGAAAGAGGGGTTGTTTCAGCAGGGAGAAATAAAGAAACCGGTGCAGAATATTTTCCGGCTCTTGAACTTGTTAGATTAACTATCCCAAGAAGGGTATATACACAAGCACATTTAGATATCACAGCATATTCAGTTGCAGAAGTGTACGACAAACGCGCTACTGCAACAGGGCTCAAAATGATTTATGAACCTAAATACCTCCGATTCTTCCAAGCAAGATTTGAGAGATTGTAA
- a CDS encoding inositol monophosphatase: MQLQEILKDVKSLVLETGSFIETEQKTFNAKATQIKSPNQLVSYVDLEAEKQLIHGLSTIFPEAGFIGEETNPENTTKKEYTWIIDPLDGTTNFVHGLPIYCISIGLVQNNHPVLGVIYEPNRKELFSSYRHGGAFLNSQRIVVTQTNQLSDTLLATGFPYYDFEKINAYLKVLDYLMKSTRGLRRMGSAAVDLAYTACGRFDGFFEYGLSPWDVAGGACIVNEAGGHVCDFKGKGDYLFGKEIIACNSHIYQQVIDLIKSNFHP, encoded by the coding sequence ATGCAGCTTCAAGAAATATTGAAAGATGTCAAATCTCTGGTATTGGAGACAGGTTCGTTTATTGAAACCGAACAAAAAACATTCAACGCCAAAGCTACCCAAATAAAAAGTCCTAATCAATTAGTTAGTTATGTTGATTTAGAAGCAGAAAAACAACTTATTCATGGTTTGTCCACTATTTTTCCGGAAGCCGGTTTTATAGGAGAAGAAACCAACCCCGAGAATACAACTAAGAAAGAATATACTTGGATTATTGACCCTTTAGATGGCACAACTAACTTTGTACATGGTTTACCCATATATTGCATTAGTATTGGTCTTGTTCAAAACAACCATCCAGTTTTGGGCGTTATTTATGAGCCAAATCGCAAAGAATTGTTTTCTTCATATAGACACGGTGGGGCATTTTTAAATAGTCAAAGGATAGTGGTAACACAAACAAATCAACTATCGGACACATTACTTGCAACAGGATTCCCCTACTATGATTTTGAAAAGATAAATGCATATCTTAAAGTATTGGATTATTTAATGAAAAGCACCCGAGGACTCAGACGCATGGGCTCGGCTGCTGTTGATCTTGCCTATACTGCCTGTGGTAGATTTGACGGTTTTTTTGAGTACGGACTTAGTCCTTGGGATGTTGCTGGCGGTGCTTGTATAGTAAATGAAGCAGGCGGTCATGTATGTGACTTTAAAGGTAAAGGTGATTATTTATTTGGCAAAGAAATTATTGCATGTAATTCTCATATATACCAACAAGTTATTGATTTAATCAAGTCAAACTTTCACCCTTAA
- a CDS encoding polysaccharide biosynthesis C-terminal domain-containing protein, protein MEIAVIFFALSANLFLFGTFKREKDLAAKRLVIHSFISKAFAVICGVVTVVLTSRWLGAEIRGEISFLLSWIGAWMIVSDFVSGSSLINLSARFSAKQLWKYSVLWVVLLALLAYIFYSLVPFRQSLYSWIIPIAVLLMGIYNTQGAILIGKGLLNERNYSFASIPFLSLIGILAYALIEGVENIGVAEYFFCLLSAWLLAVLFTFFRLHIFNDDNLKIVPRREIVQSIITKGTLSQSGHLVQFLASRMSFFIMPILFGMESLGVYSNVVVLGEGVLIISASLGQILHARVIHSDNLALNIPDLKKYTRISVLLVIPLVILVLLIPESFWVWLLKKEFAGLGKMFVLFAPMVVFQSFSSILSHFYHAANRFATLIVANTFGLIFGFAGFMILSQILGLDGFVLGVVCGYFAQFVYLIYKIRKDFKVSLVSLLPNQDSVIEVFKLIKR, encoded by the coding sequence ATGGAAATAGCTGTAATATTTTTTGCTCTTTCAGCTAACTTGTTTTTATTTGGCACATTCAAAAGAGAGAAGGATTTGGCTGCCAAAAGACTCGTCATTCATTCATTTATTTCTAAAGCTTTTGCGGTTATCTGCGGGGTCGTAACTGTTGTTCTGACCTCGCGTTGGTTAGGTGCGGAAATTCGAGGCGAGATTAGTTTTTTACTTTCGTGGATTGGCGCATGGATGATTGTGAGTGACTTTGTATCCGGCAGTTCTCTAATAAACCTTAGTGCACGCTTTTCAGCAAAACAATTATGGAAATATTCTGTATTGTGGGTAGTGTTATTAGCATTACTTGCTTATATTTTTTATAGTTTAGTTCCATTCCGACAGAGCCTTTATTCTTGGATTATACCTATTGCCGTTCTTTTAATGGGAATTTATAATACACAAGGCGCAATTTTGATTGGAAAAGGGCTGCTAAACGAGAGAAACTACTCTTTTGCTTCCATTCCCTTTCTTTCACTTATTGGAATTCTTGCTTATGCTTTGATTGAAGGCGTTGAAAATATTGGTGTTGCTGAATATTTTTTCTGTTTATTGAGCGCATGGTTACTTGCAGTATTATTTACTTTTTTTAGATTACATATTTTTAATGATGACAATCTTAAAATAGTTCCAAGAAGAGAGATTGTTCAAAGTATCATAACTAAGGGGACACTTTCTCAGTCAGGGCATTTGGTTCAGTTTTTAGCATCCCGAATGTCTTTTTTTATAATGCCGATTTTGTTTGGAATGGAAAGTTTGGGTGTGTATTCTAATGTAGTTGTGTTGGGTGAAGGTGTTCTTATTATTTCAGCTTCATTGGGTCAAATACTTCATGCTCGTGTAATTCACTCCGACAATTTAGCACTTAATATTCCTGATTTAAAAAAATATACACGCATTTCTGTTCTCTTAGTTATTCCTTTAGTCATTCTTGTTTTACTAATTCCCGAATCTTTCTGGGTTTGGTTGCTAAAAAAAGAGTTTGCCGGATTAGGAAAAATGTTTGTGCTTTTTGCACCGATGGTGGTGTTTCAGTCTTTTTCTTCGATTCTCAGTCATTTTTATCATGCTGCTAACCGATTTGCTACGCTCATTGTGGCTAATACTTTTGGTCTTATTTTCGGCTTTGCCGGGTTTATGATTTTATCTCAAATATTAGGGTTGGATGGTTTTGTGCTGGGTGTGGTCTGTGGTTATTTTGCTCAGTTTGTGTATCTGATTTATAAAATTAGAAAGGATTTCAAAGTCAGTTTGGTCTCTCTTTTACCCAATCAAGATTCAGTGATTGAAGTGTTTAAGTTAATAAAACGGTAA